One window from the genome of Cucumis melo cultivar AY chromosome 10, USDA_Cmelo_AY_1.0, whole genome shotgun sequence encodes:
- the LOC103495127 gene encoding probable inactive receptor-like protein kinase At3g56050 has translation MGKVENLSFHRFRLRFGVYGFVVISLLFQSFHLCWSLNEEGLTLLKFRERVVSDPFGVLSNWNDHKEDINPCFWFGVECSDGKVVSLNLKDLCLEGTLTPELKNLVHIKSINLRNNSFTGTIPQGLGGLEELEVLDLGYNNFCGPLPPDLGSNLSLGILLLDNNKDLRSLSPEIYQLQLLSEFQVDESQLSNTAEGSLCNKESMPCDAFQVKDSRGRRELQASASQAQLTIQGRVAEVVGPLNPPLPVGDNSDRPPSHSSPPSPPSPPAGAQDSLPPPPSTGISTSSNGTSPPPLFRAPSEKTPPEAPEGLPPPQPSSKQGGGKNKSSVGVAVGASVGAAVFVIALAVGIYLWTNNKATVKPWATGLSGQLQKAFITGVPKLKRSELEVSCEDFSNVIGYSPIGPVYKGTLSSGVEIAVNLISVKSSKDWSMALETQFRKKIDTLSKINHKNFVNLIGYCEEEEPFSRMMVFEYAPNGTVFEHLHDEEFEHLNWRMRMRIVMGMAYCLEYLHEQSAPLIHLNLTSSAVNLTEDYAAKIAECSLQNEIVADERICTSGHLLNTSSGGPESQIYSFGLVLLELMTGRIPHSAQNGTLEDWAIQYLRLDKPLKELVDPTLTSLQEEQLEQIGQLLRSCLHSNPEQRPTMKLITSRLRLITGITPDEAIPRLSPLWWAELEIASEGR, from the exons ATGGGTAAGGTTGAGAATCTGAGTTTTCATCGATTCAGGCTTCGATTTGGGGTTTATGGGTTTGTTGTAATCAGTTTGCTGTTTCAGAGTTTTCATTTGTGTTGGTCGCTGAATGAGGAAG GTTTGACTCTTCTGAAGTTCCGGGAGAGAGTTGTGAGTGATCCATTTGGTGTTTTGTCAAATTGGAATGACCACAAAGAGGATATTAATCCATGCTTTTGGTTTGGAGTTGAATGCTCAGATGGAAAAGTTGTATCCCT GAATTTGAAAGATCTTTGTCTTGAAGGAACACTTACTCCTGAGCTCAAGAACTTAGTCCATATAAAATCTAT TAATTTGCGAAACAATTCTTTTACTGGAACCATACCTCAAGGATTGGGAGGACTTGAAGAACTGGAGGTGCTAGATTTAGGATATAACAATTTCTGTGGGCCACTTCCACCTGATCTTGGAAGTAATCTTTCACTTGGAATCCT CCTATTGGATAACAATAAGGATCTTCGTAGCTTATCTCCTGAAATTTATCAGCTTCAACTACTTTCTGAGTTTCAAGTCGATGAGAGTCAGCTTTCTAATACAGCGGAAGGATCATTATGCAACAAGGAATCCATGCCATG TGATGCTTTTCAAGTAAAAGACAgtagaggaagaagagaacTCCAGGCATCGGCTAGTCAAGCTCAGTTGACAATTCAGGGTAGAGTTGCTGAAGTTGTAGGTCCTCTAAATCCACCATTACCAGTTGGTGACAATTCTGATAGACCACCATCACATTCATCACCACCATCACCACCATCACCACCTGCGGGAGCTCAAGATTCTCTACCGCCACCACCAAGTACCGGCATCTCTACATCAAGTAATGGAACCAGTCCACCTCCTTTATTTCGGGCTCCTTCAGAGAAAACCCCACCagaagcacctgagggattacCTCCACCTCAGCCATCTTCAAAACAAGGAGGAGGCAAGAACAAGTCTTCCGTCGGTGTGGCTGTAGGAGCAAGTGTAGGGGCTGCAGTATTTGTTATTGCATTGGCCGTTGGCATTTACCTCTGGACCAACAATAAAGCTACTGTCAAACCATGGGCGACGGGACTAAGTGGACAGCTTCAGAAAGCATTCATTACCG GTGTTCCGAAGCTGAAAAGATCAGAGCTTGAAGTATCTTGTGAGGATTTCAGTAATGTGATTGGTTATTCACCCATTGGCCCGGTCTATAAAGGGACATTGTCTAGTGGGGTTGAAATAGCCGTGAACCTCATTTCAGTGAAGTCGTCTAAAGATTGGTCCATGGCGTTGGAAACTCAGTTCAGGAAAAAG ATCGATACACTATCGAAAATAAACCACAAGAACTTTGTCAACCTTATTGGGTATTGCGAGGAAGAGGAGCCCTTCAGTAGGATGATGGTTTTCGAATATGCTCCTAATGGAACAGTATTTGAACATCTTCATG ATGAAGAATTTGAACACTTGAACTGGAGAATGCGAATGAGAATAGTAATGGGAATGGCTTACTGTCTTGAATATTTGCATGAGCAGAGTGCACCCCTAATCCATCTCAACCTTACGTCGTCAGCCGTCAATCTGACCGAGGATTATGCAGCAAAGATTGCAGAGTGTAGTTTACAAAACGAAATAGTTGCTGATGAGCGGATCTGCACCAGTGGACATCTCTTAAACACTTCATCAGGAGGTCCAGAAAGCCAAATTTACAGCTTCGGTTTAGTGTTGTTAGAACTAATGACCGGTAGAATCCCCCATTCAGCACAAAATGGTACACTTGAAGACTGGGCAATACAGTACTTGAGATTGGACAAACCACTCAAGGAGCTCGTTGATCCGACTCTCACATCGTTACAGGAAGAGCAGTTGGAGCAAATCGGTCAGTTACTAAGATCTTGCTTACATTCCAATCCAGAGCAGAGACCAACAATGAAGCTCATTACCTCAAGGTTGAGATTAATAACTGGGATAACCCCGGATGAAGCTATCCCAAGGCTTTCTCCTCTTTGGTGGGCCGAGCTCGAGATTGCATCGGAAGGACGATGA